GTGCCGCACTTCCCGCATCAGGCTGCCCGCAAAGAGTACGTCCGGTACGGCTAGACCCGCAGAGCGCACCGCGCGCGCGGTCCACGTGTTGCACGTATGAAGGGCGTCGTAAGTCCCCGACGCCGCGAAATAGACGCTGCCCACATAGGGACCGTCGGCGAGGCGTCGCGGCGCGCCTGCCGCATCCGTTTCCAGCGACGCGCGCACATAGCGCTGGACGCTGGCAAGTCCGGCGTCGTCCACGGGCACTTCCACGACGTTCTGCGCGCCGAAGGCGACTTCCGGCGGCGCGCGCAGCACGGTCATCAGCACGGTGGCCTCGTTCGGCATGAGCGCACCGACCATCGTCAGCGGATCGTGGCGACCTTCCACTACGTACTGCCGCTCTCCGAAGCCGAAGCACAGGACCATGGCGTTGTCGAAGCCGCGCGCGAGTGCGCTGACCCAGGCATCGACGTCGTGCGCACGCAGGCAGATGTCGGTGTGCCAGTCGCGCTGCACGACGGCAACGTAGGTGCGCGTTGGACCATCGGCCACAGGTTCGATCGCGGCGGGCAAGGGGCCGTCCACGTTCGCGCATGCGCCGAGCACGAGCACGATCGCGCCAAGCGCTTGCCAGGCAGCCATTTTCGTAGGACGCTCGTTCATGCAGGTCGCTTCGGTCATTGGAACCTGGGCCCATTTAGTTGCTTGTCGTTTCTGCATATACCGTGCCGCGAGAGCGCGGTGCACCACCTTGAAGCGCAGATGCGACGCCAAATTGACATGCTCCGTTTCGATACTGCCGATCATGCCCTTGCTGCACCAATCGAGCGCATGAAACAACGCCCGATCGCGATGGCATACGCCTTGCTTTTTAGCTTGTACCGCAGCGCGCGACGCCTATCGCCTCAATCATGAGACGAAACGCGGCGGCGACGCTGACGCAGTTGCACTCACGCGCGAGAACGAACCGATGCAAGTCCATGACGAAATGCGCGACGAGGGCGCGGTGCGCCCGCACTACGAACGCTTCCAGCAATGGCTGGAGAGGCAGACTGGCGAGACGATGGCGCGCAAGCGCGCCGAGGCGGACCTGTTGTTCAGGCGGGTCGGCATCACGTTCGCGGTGAATGGCGACCTCTCCGGCACCGAACGTCTGATTCCTTTCGACCTCATTCCACGCATCATTCCTGCAGACGAATGGGCTCTGCTCGAGCGCGG
The nucleotide sequence above comes from Paraburkholderia flagellata. Encoded proteins:
- a CDS encoding DUF2459 domain-containing protein, producing the protein MNERPTKMAAWQALGAIVLVLGACANVDGPLPAAIEPVADGPTRTYVAVVQRDWHTDICLRAHDVDAWVSALARGFDNAMVLCFGFGERQYVVEGRHDPLTMVGALMPNEATVLMTVLRAPPEVAFGAQNVVEVPVDDAGLASVQRYVRASLETDAAGAPRRLADGPYVGSVYFAASGTYDALHTCNTWTARAVRSAGLAVPDVLFAGSLMREVRHALDTKAPDGAMPNAAASQ